One stretch of Burkholderia sp. NRF60-BP8 DNA includes these proteins:
- a CDS encoding dTDP-4-dehydrorhamnose reductase family protein produces MPNRSSVRKTILLIGASGLLGRAVAASLFREPSLTLLATIRNPQTAGAKLLALPAENIAELDVLDQPALERVFETHRPAAVILCAAERRPDVCERDPAAARAINVTAPARIGALAARYGAWTLGISTDYVFDGRAAPYREDAIPNPLNIYGRTKLEGEAALLAASPLSCVLRLPLLFGPIADWRESAVTSLAPAVVASARPGADAVGMDAWAIRYPTYTPDVAQVIRDLTLRHLAGETVTGIRHWSSEEPMTKYEIAQRIAAALGIAASLAPIDQPTDATPRPYDCHLDAARVRALGIDYATPFDTALRTVLRDAPQSP; encoded by the coding sequence ATGCCAAATCGATCGTCGGTACGCAAAACCATCCTCCTCATCGGCGCCTCGGGCCTGCTGGGCCGCGCGGTCGCCGCGTCTTTGTTCCGCGAACCGTCGCTGACGCTGCTCGCCACCATCCGGAACCCGCAAACCGCCGGCGCGAAGCTGCTCGCATTGCCAGCCGAGAACATCGCCGAACTCGATGTTCTCGACCAGCCGGCGCTCGAACGCGTTTTTGAAACCCACCGGCCCGCAGCGGTGATTCTCTGCGCCGCCGAGCGCCGCCCCGACGTCTGCGAACGCGACCCGGCCGCGGCCCGCGCGATCAACGTCACCGCACCGGCCCGCATCGGTGCGCTCGCCGCGCGATACGGCGCCTGGACGCTCGGCATCTCGACCGACTACGTCTTCGACGGCCGGGCCGCCCCCTACCGCGAAGACGCGATCCCGAATCCGCTGAACATATACGGCCGTACCAAGCTGGAAGGCGAGGCCGCGCTCCTCGCCGCGTCGCCGCTGTCGTGCGTGCTGCGCCTGCCGCTGCTCTTCGGCCCGATCGCCGACTGGCGCGAATCGGCCGTCACGAGCCTCGCGCCGGCCGTCGTCGCGTCGGCGCGACCGGGCGCCGATGCGGTCGGCATGGACGCATGGGCGATTCGTTACCCGACCTATACGCCCGACGTCGCGCAGGTCATCCGCGACCTGACGCTGCGTCATCTCGCGGGTGAAACCGTCACGGGGATCCGCCACTGGTCGAGCGAGGAGCCGATGACGAAGTACGAGATCGCGCAGCGAATCGCTGCCGCGCTCGGCATCGCCGCGTCGCTCGCGCCGATCGACCAGCCGACCGACGCGACGCCGCGCCCGTACGACTGCCATCTGGACGCGGCGCGCGTGCGCGCGCTCGGGATCGATTACGCGACGCCGTTCGATACGGCGCTGCGGACCGTGCTGCGCGATGCGCCGCAGTCGCCGTAG
- a CDS encoding ABC transporter permease: MSIDFDFLVDTLRQLLAAVPTTLGLFFASLVLGGLLSLVIVTMRVSPHWLPNRFARAYILVFRGSPLLIQMFLVYYGLGQFGVIRESFMWPVLREPYVCAVLSLALCTAGYTAEILRGGLMAVPVGQIEAGYSIGLSGFSLLRRVIGPIALRQCLPAYSTEAVLLVKSTALASLVTVWEVTGVAQQIIQQTYRTTEVFVCAAIIYLCLNFIVVRLLGALEWRLSAHLRAPKPSGAPAAATPNPRRAAS; the protein is encoded by the coding sequence ATGTCCATCGATTTCGATTTTCTCGTCGATACGCTGCGCCAGCTGCTCGCGGCCGTGCCGACCACGCTCGGTCTGTTCTTCGCGTCGCTCGTGCTCGGCGGCCTGCTGTCGCTCGTGATCGTCACGATGCGCGTGTCGCCGCACTGGCTGCCGAACCGCTTCGCGCGCGCCTACATCCTCGTGTTTCGCGGCTCGCCGCTGCTGATCCAGATGTTCCTCGTGTATTACGGGCTCGGCCAGTTCGGCGTGATCCGCGAGAGCTTCATGTGGCCGGTGCTGCGCGAGCCGTACGTATGCGCGGTGCTGTCGCTTGCGCTGTGCACCGCCGGCTACACGGCCGAAATCCTGCGCGGCGGGTTGATGGCCGTACCGGTCGGGCAGATCGAGGCCGGGTATTCCATCGGCCTGTCGGGTTTCTCGCTGCTGCGGCGCGTGATCGGCCCGATCGCGCTGCGCCAGTGCCTGCCGGCGTACTCGACCGAGGCCGTGCTGCTCGTCAAGTCGACCGCGCTCGCGAGCCTCGTCACGGTGTGGGAAGTGACGGGCGTCGCGCAGCAAATCATTCAGCAAACCTATCGGACGACCGAGGTGTTCGTCTGCGCGGCCATCATCTATCTGTGCCTGAACTTCATCGTCGTGCGCCTGCTCGGCGCGCTCGAATGGCGGCTCTCCGCGCACCTGCGTGCGCCGAAGCCGTCCGGTGCGCCCGCCGCGGCGACGCCCAATCCCCGGCGCGCCGCATCCTGA
- a CDS encoding transporter substrate-binding domain-containing protein: MNGKRIKWAIRTIGVIAAAAATLAAPVQAKEWKTVTVALEGGYAPWNLTLPGGKLGGFEPELLANVCERIKVQCNMVAQDWDGMIPGLQAGKFDILMDAISITPEREKILLFSRPYAATPATFAVTDTKILPKAAPGAPIVKLTGDANTDKPTVDTLRKQLKGKTIGIQSGTVYTKFINDSFKDIASIRVYKTSPERDLDLVAGRIDASFDDVTYYAANNAKKDNASIVLAGPKLGGPIWGPGEGLAFRKQDADLKTKFDTAIAAALADGTVKKLADKWFKTDVTP, from the coding sequence GTGAACGGCAAGCGCATCAAATGGGCAATCAGGACGATCGGCGTCATCGCGGCAGCGGCGGCAACGCTTGCGGCACCGGTGCAGGCAAAGGAATGGAAGACGGTGACGGTCGCGCTCGAAGGCGGCTACGCGCCGTGGAACCTCACGCTGCCGGGCGGCAAGCTGGGCGGTTTCGAACCGGAACTGCTCGCCAACGTGTGCGAGCGCATCAAGGTGCAGTGCAACATGGTCGCGCAGGACTGGGACGGGATGATTCCCGGCCTGCAGGCCGGCAAGTTCGATATCCTGATGGATGCGATTTCCATCACGCCTGAGCGCGAAAAGATCCTGCTGTTCTCGCGTCCGTATGCGGCGACGCCGGCGACGTTCGCCGTCACCGATACGAAGATCCTGCCGAAGGCCGCGCCCGGCGCGCCGATCGTCAAGCTGACGGGTGACGCCAACACGGACAAGCCCACCGTCGACACGCTGCGCAAGCAATTGAAGGGCAAGACGATCGGGATCCAGTCGGGCACCGTCTACACGAAATTCATCAACGACAGCTTCAAGGACATCGCGTCGATCCGCGTGTACAAGACGTCGCCGGAGCGCGATCTCGACCTGGTCGCCGGGCGCATCGATGCCTCGTTCGACGATGTCACGTACTACGCGGCGAACAACGCGAAGAAGGACAACGCATCGATCGTGCTCGCGGGGCCGAAGCTCGGCGGCCCGATCTGGGGGCCGGGCGAGGGGCTCGCGTTTCGCAAGCAGGATGCCGACCTGAAGACGAAGTTCGATACGGCGATCGCCGCGGCGCTCGCGGACGGCACCGTGAAGAAGCTCGCCGACAAGTGGTTCAAGACCGACGTCACGCCGTAA
- a CDS encoding ABC transporter permease yields MAILEMLGFGSEGWGGVLLLAALMTVALTLAALAVGAAIGAAIAAAKLSRYRTARLLGDLYTTVFRGVPELLVIYLFYFGGSTLVTTVGQWFGAEGFIGVPPFVIGALAVGMISGAYQAEVYRAAVLAVAKGELEAARSIGMPRAMVLRRILVPQVLRFALPGIGNVWQLSLKDSALISVTGLAELLRTSQIAANSTHQYFVFFVAGGALYLLMTGLSNRVFNRAEALVGRSFRRNFARN; encoded by the coding sequence ATGGCGATTCTTGAAATGCTCGGCTTCGGATCCGAAGGCTGGGGCGGTGTGCTGCTGCTCGCCGCGCTGATGACGGTCGCGCTGACGCTTGCCGCGCTCGCGGTCGGCGCGGCGATCGGCGCGGCGATCGCGGCCGCGAAGCTGTCGCGCTACCGCACCGCCCGGCTGCTCGGCGATCTATATACGACGGTATTTCGCGGCGTGCCCGAACTGCTCGTCATCTATCTGTTCTACTTCGGCGGCTCGACGCTCGTGACGACCGTCGGCCAGTGGTTCGGCGCGGAAGGGTTCATCGGCGTGCCGCCGTTCGTGATCGGCGCGCTCGCGGTCGGGATGATCTCGGGCGCCTATCAGGCCGAGGTCTATCGCGCGGCGGTGCTCGCCGTCGCGAAAGGCGAGCTCGAAGCGGCACGCTCGATCGGCATGCCGCGCGCGATGGTGCTGCGGCGTATCCTGGTTCCGCAGGTGCTGCGCTTCGCGCTGCCCGGTATCGGCAACGTGTGGCAACTGAGCCTGAAGGACTCCGCACTGATCTCGGTCACCGGTCTTGCCGAGCTGCTCCGCACGAGCCAGATCGCCGCCAATTCGACGCACCAGTACTTCGTATTCTTCGTCGCGGGCGGTGCGTTGTATCTGCTGATGACGGGCTTGTCGAACCGCGTGTTCAACCGGGCGGAAGCGCTCGTCGGCCGGTCGTTCCGCCGCAATTTCGCGCGCAACTGA
- a CDS encoding ABC transporter ATP-binding protein encodes MNTPAPVALSVRNIHKSFGDHHVLKGISLDAHEGDVISILGASGSGKSTFLRCLNLLETPDDGSVALAGEALAMKRARDGKLHPSDRRQVDRIRSQLGMVFQNFNLWSHMTVLDNLVEGPLRVQKRSRAEAVEEAEALLARVGLADKRGYYPAHLSGGQQQRVAIARALAMHPKVMLFDEPTSALDPELVGEVLRVMRSLAEEGRTMLVVTHEMGFARHVSNRVMFLHQGEVDTDGTPDHVFGGQTSERFRQFVSSHHDRTAN; translated from the coding sequence ATGAACACCCCTGCTCCCGTTGCGCTGTCGGTCAGAAACATCCACAAGTCGTTCGGCGATCATCATGTGTTGAAGGGCATTTCGCTCGACGCGCACGAGGGTGACGTCATCTCGATCCTCGGCGCGAGCGGCTCGGGCAAGAGCACGTTCCTGCGCTGCCTGAACCTGCTCGAGACGCCCGACGACGGCTCCGTCGCGCTCGCGGGCGAAGCGCTGGCGATGAAGCGCGCGCGCGACGGCAAGCTGCATCCGAGCGACCGGCGCCAGGTCGACCGGATCCGCTCGCAGCTCGGGATGGTATTTCAGAACTTCAACCTGTGGTCGCACATGACGGTGCTCGACAACCTCGTCGAGGGGCCGCTGCGCGTGCAGAAGCGCAGTCGCGCGGAAGCGGTGGAGGAAGCGGAGGCGCTGCTCGCACGCGTCGGTCTCGCGGACAAGCGCGGCTACTATCCCGCGCACCTGTCGGGCGGCCAGCAGCAACGGGTCGCCATTGCCCGCGCGCTGGCGATGCATCCGAAGGTGATGCTGTTCGACGAACCGACGTCGGCGCTCGACCCCGAGCTGGTCGGCGAGGTGCTGCGCGTGATGCGCTCGCTGGCGGAGGAGGGGCGCACGATGCTGGTCGTCACGCACGAAATGGGTTTTGCGCGCCACGTGTCGAATCGTGTGATGTTCCTCCATCAAGGCGAGGTCGATACGGACGGGACGCCCGACCACGTGTTCGGCGGGCAGACCTCCGAGCGCTTCCGGCAATTCGTGTCGAGCCATCACGACCGCACCGCGAACTGA